Below is a genomic region from Paraburkholderia sp. BL23I1N1.
ATCGATCGAACTGGCAATGATCGGCATAGACGACGGTCCAGTGATGTGAAATCATCCTCCAACCCGGCTGAACCGAAGCTTTGTCTGCGGTCCGACTCCCGTTGCTTGTAGCAGTCACTCCAAAGTGGACTTAGGACCTGTCCAAAATGACCCAGCAACCGCCGCATGAAGACGAGGGGCAGTTCGCCCTGTGGCGTCTGAAGCGTCCCACCAGTGCAGTCGATTCTCAAAGCGTGATCGTTGCCCATGCCGAAAAATCGGTGGGGGAATCGATAGCGTTGCTGCTGAGATTGAAAGGTTTTATCGCCGTCGCCACTTCGACGATGGAAAACCTGGAACTGATGCTGGAGCATTGGATGCCGCGCGCCTTGCTGATCGACACGCACCTGTGTCATGCCGATGACTTCCGGCTCGTCCGGCAGGCGGCTATCGACGCCGCCTTCAGCGGTGTTCTGATGATTGCGCTGACCGATGTCTCACCTGAAGAGACCCCGAACGATATGCGGCGGGTTGGCTTTGACGGCCTATGTTGCAGGCCGTGCCCGGTTTGGCGGCTTGTAGATATGCTTGAGAGACGTTGCCGTCTCCTGTCGGATCGTCACTGACCTCGCGAGCCTTTGCCGGAGCATGACACTTTGGAATCCTATGCGATATGTCAGGATCATCCAGTGTCTTTCGACCCGAATCACAATCCATCGAATCGTTGCAATTCTTAGCCTTCCTGGCGCGTGGGCCGGAACAGGATTTCGTTGATGTCGACCTCGGGCGGCTGGCTGATTGCAAAAGCGACCGCGCGCGCGAACGAGTCGGCGGGGATTGCGTATTGCTCGTAGAACTTGCTGATGAAACCGGCAACATCCGGCTCGGTCGCGCTGCTCGGGAGTTCCGTCGCGACGGCGCCTGGGGAAATGACGGTTGTGCGGATGTCATAGGGCTTGACCTCCTGGCGCAGCCCTTCGGACAACATCAGAACGGCACTCTTGGTCGCCGCGTAGACAGC
It encodes:
- a CDS encoding response regulator receiver protein, with protein sequence MTQQPPHEDEGQFALWRLKRPTSAVDSQSVIVAHAEKSVGESIALLLRLKGFIAVATSTMENLELMLEHWMPRALLIDTHLCHADDFRLVRQAAIDAAFSGVLMIALTDVSPEETPNDMRRVGFDGLCCRPCPVWRLVDMLERRCRLLSDRH